A segment of the Zingiber officinale cultivar Zhangliang chromosome 8B, Zo_v1.1, whole genome shotgun sequence genome:
tggaacagtagcaaggagctgagcggaaggcctaagagaaggtgatatactgttaacagtccttacatagcatcctaccgaaattctccccagcataccgaAGTAAATGGCAGTCCGGACGGGAGGGGAGTTCCGTCCGGCCAGGGCGTGAGATGaggtccgtccggccggcgcgtgaACTCCCTGTCCAGCAGGACGGACGGACGTCCCGACCTGTGGTGGGTAGAGATAGAcaagaacatcttctgacaaccgtcaagtcctatggctatgctatactccaagtctgacaacgaggggttctgttgtcccatcaaggacatactcggactgtagcagtatggcgtcaggtaagctttctgacagacacataccgaggtatgggttgcggacacgtatgcaccttagtggacgtgcaggagctctttcgccgctctatataaagagccgcatacttcgccggaggtacgcgcgcaacacctctggagccactttcttcactgtttgcttgcctgacttgagcgtcggagggtcgccgccgggaaccccttcccggcccgacttctgtgcaggttcgccggaggttcgtgcgaccagtcgaagatccacgtcagcagccgggagcgccacgtgtccagcgtccgttgattcagcattcggacaggatcaattattattattattattatgtataggtTGTTTTGTAACTGACGGTAATATAGTAAGATATTAAACtaagttatttattaaaacattcaAACAAATAAACATTATCTTGGTTAAACAAATAacatttgattatattttattctccataattttgattatgtgattacctgataaAAGTTATTCGTTATCTTCTTCAACCAGTTAGCTTCCACAATATATATAAGTTAACCAATAGTTGTTACACGTCGTAAAGGTTATATGATAATTTCTACATAgttaatcataattaaattatatttatttaaaatgtaaTAAGTGTTATGGAATTTTCATCGTTTGATTTGGAGTCTTCATCTTTTAATTtgcttattaaaatattattttaattagattagcattaaaaaattaaaatgatataaaatcatAATGGTAAAAATTAGATGTTAGGTTCTATAATTGTAGAAACTAGCAACCTAGTTTTACACGATCGAATGATTAAATAATCTACTGTAAAAATTAATTGCTAATTTTTACACGTTATAAAAATATTGTGATCAAATGATcagataatataaaaatattatgagAAACTCACTTTAAAAAAGGTATAGAAGGATCCTCATTTgactttaataaaataaataataagataCTCATCTAACGACAATGTAAATAATGAGAATCCATTGAATTTTTACCTATTTTTAATTAGAAAACAGCTACTTAGTCAATTTTAATAAGCATTATAATATTGGTTTTTATATTTACGTTAAAATTTTAATAGCAATTATTGTTTTAatgtatttattaatttattaggattttaaaaAATCACCATCATTTTTATTGTCAATTGGGTGGGGAAATAGTTTTACTAAATACAatcttaaaaacaaaaaaatatttaaaatcaaaaaattaaaactaaaataattttaaaaattatatgattttttttcatcCTTGTTAAGATAAAGATATTAAGGGTGATTTGTTAAATCTTTTAAACGTTTAGACCATGTTGAAAATAACCGTAACATCAAACCCGGTTCAGCCTGAGCTCATACCTAGCTTTTGGCCCACTCACTAGTTCGCCGATGCTCCGCTCGTCCGCCGCCTTGCTCCTCCGCCGCTGCTGCCTCCACTCGTTCGCCCCTCCGGCGCCGGCTCTCCATTCCTCTTCGAAGGATGCCTACTTCGCTGCGGTCAGCCACATCGCTGGCGTCGTCCGCCGCGATTTCTACCTTGAGCGTACCCTCGGACGCATGCGCCTTCCCCCTCCCACCTCCGACCTCGTCCTCCGCGTCCTCCGAGAAGCCGCCCACAGCGCCCCCCTCTCTGCCCTCCGCTTCTTCGCCTGGGCTCGCAACTCCTCCTCCTACCGCCCCTCCGGCCCCGAGTTCGACGCCCTCATCCTCCCTCTTGCCCGTCACCGCCACTGGTCTCAGATGTGGAAGCTCGCCGAGGACATGCGCTCCCTTTCCCTCCCACTCCTACCCTCCACCTTTTCCGCCGTAATCGAAGCTTACGGTGATGCCTCCCACGTTGATCTCGCCGTCGACGTCTTCAATCGCCTCCCCAAGTTTGATTGCCCCCAGACCACCGCCGTCTATAATGCTCTCCTCTCCGCCCTTTGCCGCGTTGGGAACTTCCATGGTGCATACGCCCTTATTCGCCGGATGGCCCGCAAGCAGGTCCTCCCTGACCGCCAAACCTTCTCCATCCTCGTCAATGCCTGGTGCGCCGCTGGCAAACTACGAGAAGCGCAGGACTTCCTTGAGGAGATGAACCGTCGGGGCTTCAAGCCTCCAGTCCGCGGTCGTGACATCCTCATTGACGGCCTCGTCGACGCTGGTTACCTCGAGTCTGCCAAGTCGATGGTGCTGCGGATGACCAAGGAAGGCGTGTTGCCGGACATCACCACCTTCAATTCACTCCTTCAGTCGCTCTGTGATTCCGGGGAGACGGATTTCTGCGTGGGGCTACTCCAGGAGGCAAGCGACATGGGGCTCTGCCCGGACATCTCAACCTACAAGGTCTTGATCCCGGCAGTCTCCAAGTCAGGGAAGATTGAAAAAGCCTTTAAGCTGTTTTACAGCGCAGTGGACGATGGAAATAAGCCATTTCCAAGTTTATATGCAACCATAATCAAGGCATTGTGCAAGGCAGGGAGATTCTGTGATGCATTTAGTTTCTTTAATGACATGAAAGGCAAGGGGCATCCACCCAACCGGCCAGTATTCACAATGCTTGTGAAATTGTGTGTCCGTGGTGGGAAGTTTGTGGAGGCTGCAAACTATTTGGTGGAGATGACAGAGATGGGAATGGTGCCGATGTCACAGAGCTTTGATATGGTAGTTGACGGATTGAAGCATTGTGGGAAACATGAACTTGCAATGAGGATGGAGCAGATGGAAGTATCACTCAGAAGCTACTAGTGAAACAATCATTCTTGGGTGGATGTTTTCTTTCCAAAGGAAGATCAATTTTTATCAGGGATTTTTTCATGTCATATGGTCGACCATGAAGTCCATATGAAGGAGGCCCTTCAACTTGCAATCATGTACACTATCTCTTTTCAAAAGCTCAGGTATAAATTATGAATTGCTTTCTTCTagtaaaatttctttattttttagcaAATTGCTTGCTTTGGGGGTAAAAAGAGTTTTTGTGCTTTTGATCACAATCTAATTTTAGTTTTGAAAGGAATATTTAGTGTTTGTGTAGCATACTATGACCTAGTTTTATTCCAAACTGCTTAGGTATAGAGTTTACATGGGTAGCTAATTGAGCCAATAGAGGCTGGGATACTTTGTGAACTGTTGTTTTCTCTTACGTATCTAATTAAGCTGATTCTGGAAGTATGCATGTAACTTCACTTTTAATAGTTGAACTAGTATTAACTTAATAATTCATCTTTTTGGCAAATGTTGATATTTCAATTGATTATCCATGAGAGAAAATAGGTTAGATGGAATGAACAAGTTCAATTGTGGCTAATATACAATGAATTAGAGTGCAAGGTGTAAGGAGTAGAAGAAGAACACAGAAAATAATACTCAAATAGTTGGGGCAAATGGCTTTGATGATGATGACACATCATGGTGGATGATGGTCTGTAGATTTATGATAATAACCAAATTtacattttaataaataaaaaaaactactaTATGAATTCATACAGACATTAGTTTTGTGGTTCATCCATTGTGAAAGAAAACAAAATTTTAGAGATACGTGTACCAAAATTATATTCAATATAATTCATCGAGTGCATGCACCCATGGATCGCTAGTTAGGATATAAAATTAGCACTAGCACTGAGGATGAAATAAATCCAAACTTTTTCTATCCAATCGTGCACTACATATCATAAATACAACTGTTGAATTCACCACCATCAGCAAAACATATAACTTTTATGGACTACTTTAAGCCAGTTTAGAATAGTTCAATCCCATTTAAAATAGAATAATCACTGTATGTTTGGTTTAAGACTTTCCAACAACTTTCATTTCATGTGAATAGATTAATAAACTGGTATTTTGCAAATAAGAGTCATATAAAAGAACTGTCTGAAGCCAGCCCATGCATTCAGTGCATCAGTCTACATATGTTCCTTTCTCTCTCTTCCCTCATCCATCCTAGTCATCCACCAAAGTaaatcattatatatatttttatcaatgTATTTGAGAAATCTTGACACTCAATGCGCAATCTTCATGCATTGCCTAGGGACCAGATTTTGTCCTCCATTGCACTTGTTGTCTGACTTAGATATCAACACATATAGATTCAGTTTACTGATATATTAGGGATTTATGGGGTGCAGTTGCCTGATCCTGTCTAGTGGATACACCCCTGATTATACACCTTCACTACTTGTGTATGCCGTACACATTCCTTGGATATTTTTAGAAATCTTGACACTCAATAAgcaagtaaaaatttaaaataaaataaaatagaggaGACTGCTTCAAAAGAAATGAAAAttcattatcaattttttttttttttgatatcatGTGCAATCTTCTTGCACTGCCTAGCATCCAGATTTTGTCCTCCATTGCATTTGCTTTATGACTTAGATATCAACACATAGATCCAGTTCACTGATATATTAGGGATTTATGGGATTATAACTCATGGATGATGCAACCAAAAAAGGGTGCTTACCCCTGATTATCCACCTTCGCTACCTGTGTATGTCATCCATGTTCTTGTTACTATCTGTTGCCATCTTGCAGTTCACCTTTCTTAGAACAGTTGTTTCTCGTGCCTTtgatttgtgtgtgtgtgtttctCTGTCTCTCATGTTAGTTCtttacttcttcctctccttGATCCAAGGTAAATGCCCAGGACAATAGTTTGCCATATGACAAGTCAGAAATTGCATTGGCAAATAAAGTTTGCAATGTGATGAAATCTTGGTACTCTAGTCaattccaagaaaaaaaaaaaagtgccgCGGTAGGACATTCAGGTTGTCTCTCAGGTACCCGTGGTTCGAATCCCAGCTACGgtgtatttgtagaaatttttcctccaaatgagggaCGTAATCAAAGAATGTTGGGCTTTTGGGTTGGCCgccgcgtgcgcttcccgatttaccctggtagtTGGTGGGAAATTTCTGTGGGATCGAACCGGTCACCCCAGAGATAATCAATGAGATTAAttgaaattatcattttctaattaattcctagAAAACTTGCTTTAGGTTATTGGCATCTATACTTCTCTGCTTGATACATCAATGCACATTTAGAGATCGATCTTTACTACTGCACTACACCTGCTAGGATCTCGAAATGCCTTTTATATAATATTACTTACTTTTTTACCCCAGGTAATGGTGTAAATTAATGATTAGGTTTTTTAATGGGCAACTAAGggatttaatatttgaatttaaattgTAATGTATTATAAGATTTTTTTCCTCCGGATCAAAGAAAGTTAGTTATTTGAATGACCCTCCTTAGCCGAgtgaatcatttttttttttttgaaaattaattgatTCTAAAAATTAGATACCGATTCCGATTAAAAAAAAACGCTCTTTTGATTTACTTAAAAGGTAAAATGTCTCCCCTACAATTATATTGCCCATCGCCCACGGCCgacaaaagaattttaaaaaaaaaactgcatgtatttctttttttaaaaaatgaaaagctgctctatcaaaaatatcattAAATCCATTAAAATTTATCATCTGTTATTATCTGGCCGTTGAATGACAAGTTTTTGTGGAGCCGATGTgccgattttttttaaaaaaaactgccTCTTTTGATTCAATAAAGGCAAAATGAGAGCCTGCCATTTATCTCGCCCATCTGGACGTCTCCCACGGCTAACAAAAGaattaaaggaaagttttttcttttttaaaaaaatgaaaagctGCCTATACGAAATATTCGATTATAAATAtcattaaattcattaaaatttatcAACTGCCAAAAGGGCCAAAACTCAACCGGTTTAAATATACTCATGTAATTTTATAGATTTAAAAAATAGCAATAGAGATTAGAGAACAGTGAGacacaaaattataaaattttaaaaattgttaaatgagttataaatttttcaaaaatatttaaattgttaaattatatatataaaaattttagaaaaatataaaaaaaaatattttataataattattataaataatttatgtAATAAATAATAACAACTTGCTGCCTGAGCACAGCTGGTAGAGCGCATGGCTTTTAACCATGTGGACGTGGGTTCGTTTCTCACAGATGACGATAGCTAGGGGTGTAAATAGACTTATTCGAAGtttgatttaataaaaatatttttagttttaacATATTGTAAGctcatgaattaatttttaaataataattttgatattaaatttataaattttacattttatttatgaaaaagacaaatatatttattataataaaattataaattttaataaaaatattataatttttaaaaaatatataatttaatttttaataaatatttaagtttataatttatatttattaagttcataAGCTCgtaagccatgaatatattcgttcaataaagcttgagctcggctcgattataaacgagccaaactcaaacatccaaagATTTGACTCGGCTCGATTACATCTCTAGCGATAGCATTTTTCTCCTACTTAGTGTGATCATTTATTCTTTatattattttatctatttcTATAGGCATTTTAAATCAACATGCCGTCTTAGCTCAGCTGGTAGAGCGCATGGCTTTTAACCATGTGGTCGTGGGTtcgattcccacagacggcgacAGCAATTTTGTCCCACTCATTgtgttattatttattaattatattacttTTTCAACAGCTACACTTCAAAGTCAACTTGCCGTCTTAGCTCAGCTGGTAGAGCGCATGGCTTTTAACCATGTGGTCGTGGGTTCGATTCCCATAGACGGCGATAGCAATTTTGTACCACTCAGTTGTGTTATcattttattatttatgttattctTTCTACAGCTATACTTCAAAACCAACATGCCGTCTTAGCTCAGCTGGTAGAGCGCATGGCTTTTAACCATGTGGTCGTGGGTtcgattcccacagacggcgatAGCAATTTTGCCCCACTCTGTGTGTTAtcatttattaattatattacttTTTCTACAGCTACACTTTAAAGTCAACTTGCCGTCTTAGCTCAGCTGGTAGAGCGCATGGCTTTTAACCATGTGGTCGTGGGTtcgattcccacagacggcgatAGCAACTTTATTGTTTCAGTTATTTTCTCCTGCtctgttaaaaaataaaaaaaaaaatttagtagaaatccaaatttttacaaaatttcataaattgatttattttaagAGTTTTTAAAAACCATAATTCGATTGTTAAagaatataaaattataataaatcttATAGATTATTTCATTCAATGTAAACTTCtcgacattaaaaaaaaaaactctcaatGATATTTATAATTAACCACTTTGAACGGAAATTTTATTACCCTTTAATCGGCTCCGAGCTACAgtaaagtgaaaatagtctagTTATCATCTAAATATTCATAGTTTAATCTTCaactataaatatattatagaaaattttctttcaaatGAGACATGCAACCATCGGATACTGAGTTTCTAGATCGTTTACTGTAAGTATAATATGTTTCTTAACATATTATACTTCCCGATTTACTTTAACGATTGATAGAAAGTTCTTATAGACTAGACCAATCATTCTAGATGCGGTGTCACtggttcattattttttttattctgatttaatcaacttaaacatCCTGAATTGAtatattaaagataaaattaaataaaatatttaattcaatttttcttTATAAATAAGGTAATTAACATTCTTAAAATAGTAACTACaaaaataacaattaaacttTATGTCATTAGTGGAGTATGTTAGTATGTTATTGTACTTTATCTCCTactatatgattatatatatacttaaataaattttatcttgttataTTGTATTAATTAAGtcttcttttattttcctcttcttcGTTTGATATATGTTGATccagtggtaaggacgggggatcctcgttgGCAGGAGGTCAACGACaagtggaggtcaatggtcaagatgGTCAACCCCAGGGTCAGGTCGAACGGACAGATGTCACGCCGAGCGGACCGGCGGGCCATCCAAGCACCCGGACCGGATGAAAGACAGctcgaccaggggtcgggtttccgacgctcaaggtaaaagagtctatggCCGGGCGGACCGGCCGCTCGTACGAGCCGTAGAACAATAAGGCACAGTTCCATCCGAGCACGAGCAGGACTTCCCAGCCCGGGCTGAGGTATGTGCATTCCCGGGAGCCAATGAGTGTCAAGCGATTGTTCCGCTCGGCCCGGAAGCAGAtaagagcgctaggagacaaaaatgacagctggtaacttcatcctcgagaTATCTGCCGCCGACAAATAGCACGgtcggcggccgaagcggacagagtatcgtacggtggaagtttccaccgttacatccaggatatgctcggacgattgcagaATGacatcagacatgcttttctgacacagccctactgaggtatgtttagggaagcgtgcacgcatcgagaagtgtGCCCGCGTCTCCCCGGGGTCTTATATAAGGACCcacagacttcgacggaggtatgcaatcttgatcactgtagccacagtaacgttactctgcttcttcattgcctgacttgagcgtcggagggtcgtcgctgggaaactcctcccggctcggcttctttgtaggttcgccggagatctacaccaacagtcagagacagcggagagtgtcacgtccccagcgtccgtcgactcagcgctcggacaggatcaaattggcgccgtctgtgggaacgcacctaaaTCCGAGCCtaaaagatggaagaagctggatgtCAACtcctggtaacgctctctcctgaggagctcgaagcactcattCAAGCGCGAGCCGCAAAAATGGTTGAGCAACAACAGAAGGCTCAAGCAGAAAGGATAACGCAGAAGGCCGCATCCGtctctggaggccgagcggcaatGGAAGATCGACCGAAACAATATTCTACATAGGCTCAGAACAAGGGGCAGACCGGCACACC
Coding sequences within it:
- the LOC122017983 gene encoding pentatricopeptide repeat-containing protein At5g18390, mitochondrial-like, with amino-acid sequence MLRSSAALLLRRCCLHSFAPPAPALHSSSKDAYFAAVSHIAGVVRRDFYLERTLGRMRLPPPTSDLVLRVLREAAHSAPLSALRFFAWARNSSSYRPSGPEFDALILPLARHRHWSQMWKLAEDMRSLSLPLLPSTFSAVIEAYGDASHVDLAVDVFNRLPKFDCPQTTAVYNALLSALCRVGNFHGAYALIRRMARKQVLPDRQTFSILVNAWCAAGKLREAQDFLEEMNRRGFKPPVRGRDILIDGLVDAGYLESAKSMVLRMTKEGVLPDITTFNSLLQSLCDSGETDFCVGLLQEASDMGLCPDISTYKVLIPAVSKSGKIEKAFKLFYSAVDDGNKPFPSLYATIIKALCKAGRFCDAFSFFNDMKGKGHPPNRPVFTMLVKLCVRGGKFVEAANYLVEMTEMGMVPMSQSFDMVVDGLKHCGKHELAMRMEQMEVSLRSY